From Brucella anthropi ATCC 49188:
AGATGTTCCTTTGCGCAATCGACATAGTGGACCGGATTGCGGATGGAATGATGCAGTCTATCCCATATGCTCGGCTCGCTGAGCACTTCTGTAAAACGGTCGGCCAGATCCTCGGCGCTGCGAACACGGAAATGCAGGCCGTCTTCGCCATCGCGGATTTTCTCAGCCATGCCGCCAATATTCGAGCAGATGACCGGACGGCGATGGTGCAGCGCCTCCTGAATGACAATGGGTGAATTTTCCCACCAGATTGAGGGCATGACCACCCAGTCGACCGACTGCATGAGGCGCGGCATTTCAGCATTCTGGTACGCACCATAGAAACGCACGCGCGGACCAGCCTCTTCAATCAATTTCTGCATGCGCTCCTGAAAAGCGGGCGGCTGCTTTTCCAGATTGCCGCCGAAGATCATCAGGCGGGAATCCTCGCCCCATACCTGTTCCGGCACACGCGATACGGCATCGACCAGAACGTCTATGCCCTTGAACGGGTTGATCTGACCAAAAAAGGCAAAGCGGCTGCGACGCGGGTTCGGGCCGGTTAGCTCACGCGGAGGGGTAACATCGCGGATGGCGATACCGTTCTCGATGACTGCCATCTTGTCGGGGTTGAGGCCCCATTCCAGATAGCGGTTGGCAAGGAACTCGCTCGGCGACACAAATCCGTCGGCCAGTTCCAGCATGCCGCGCACGAAACGTTCGCGCTTGAGAAAACGCGCTGGCGGTATCTGCGGAAAACAGCCGTGGCAATCAATAGGGGATGCCTCGTTGCAGAGCTTGGAGGTGCCAGCTTTGACCATCTGGCCATCATTGTTGCAGATCGACAGGAATTCATGAAACGTCACCAGAATGATGCGATCCGGCAGTGCCTCGCGGATGGCATAGAGCGTTTCAAGCCCGAGGCCGAGAACATGATGGAAATGCACGATGTCCGGATCGAAGTCGCGGACAAAGCGCAGCAGGTCACGACGGATTTCATCGGTGTTCTTGTTCGACAGATAGAAGTGATCGTATTCGTCGGCATGGAACAGGATTTCGTCGCTGGCGCGCCGCATGCTCATGAGAGCCGTCGTGCCATGCCGAGGGATCGGATGAGCGGCTCGGGCCAGATAGACTGACTGCACATCGGGAATGCTGTTCAAACCCTTGTGCAGATTGTAGGAAGCGATTTCACCACCACCGAGCGAGATCGACGGGTGAGCGTGCGAGATGACGAGAACACGGAGTTTATCGCTCATGCGGATTCCTCCACCTGTACGTTACGCCTGCCAGCGAGAATGGAGGACCACCGTGCATCGAAGACCTGCCGGTCAATGCGCTCAATGAGCGCTATGGTCGATGCCCTGTCAGTTACGGATGTATCGTCTGCTCCCAGCATCTGCGCTGATGGTAACCAATAGGAGCGCAAGCCCGATTGTTTGAGTTTCAATCCGAGATCCAGTCCCTTTTCATGGGTGCCGAGATAACCGCGCGTGAAACCGCCGACTGAAAACAGGGCTTCGCGTGGAAGAATGCAGCACTCGAACGTAGCCGTTGCGACTTCCGTCAAGGACATTCCTGAAACGGCGTCGATCGGATAACCGGCGTAGCGGCTGATCAGAGCGCGATCCGCCGACATGCCGGATTGCGGTCCTGCAACCCAGGTTCCCGCCCAGCGAATTGAATCATCCTCATAGGCAAGGGTGGGAGACAGAACGCAGTCCTTGTGCGCTTCATAGGCGCTGATGAGCTTGTTCAGCCATCCGGAGCGGCGCGGCAGCAGCGATCCCGCCAGAAATATGACCTGATCTGTCGAAACCGTGCGGGCGCCGACTTCCAGTGCATCGTAGAGGTCTTCCGACCCCGTAGCTGAAACGAGCCTGATGCGAAGGCGGTAGAAATCCGCAAGACGCCTGATTTGTACGCCGACGCGATCAATGATCTCGGTTGCAGCTGCGATTACGATTGGCGCGATGCGGGTTTCGGGATCAAGCGCGAGAAGCGCCAGCAAAGGTTCGACTTCCTCGACGCGCTCGTCGATACCGATGATGATCGCAGGCCCTATCGCATCTTCGAAGGGGCCGAGATCGACTACACCAAAGACTTCCGGCGCAGGGCGGTTGACGCCGCGCAGCAGCGGCACGAGCTGCTGGTCGACAATATGGCGCAACGCCCATGCATTTGGATCGGTCGCGCGGATTTGCCGTACGATAGCGTCACGCGAGGTGACGCGGATTGGCGTCAATGGAAAAAATGCGCGCCGTCCGTCGCTGATTGCAAGTTCTAGATAGAATGGCGACGTGCTGTCGCCTGCAAGCTCGGGTGCGAAGGCAACGAAACCATGCGCGTGACGGCTGGGGTCCAGCCCGGCATTGAATGGCGGCTGATTGTCGAATTCGTGGGTGACGTCGGGCCGGTCGATGCGGGTCCAACTGGTATCGATCTGGATTTCACCGCGATGACGGCGCAGCTTCACACTTTCCACGTGGCTATC
This genomic window contains:
- a CDS encoding glycosyltransferase family 4 protein is translated as MSDKLRVLVISHAHPSISLGGGEIASYNLHKGLNSIPDVQSVYLARAAHPIPRHGTTALMSMRRASDEILFHADEYDHFYLSNKNTDEIRRDLLRFVRDFDPDIVHFHHVLGLGLETLYAIREALPDRIILVTFHEFLSICNNDGQMVKAGTSKLCNEASPIDCHGCFPQIPPARFLKRERFVRGMLELADGFVSPSEFLANRYLEWGLNPDKMAVIENGIAIRDVTPPRELTGPNPRRSRFAFFGQINPFKGIDVLVDAVSRVPEQVWGEDSRLMIFGGNLEKQPPAFQERMQKLIEEAGPRVRFYGAYQNAEMPRLMQSVDWVVMPSIWWENSPIVIQEALHHRRPVICSNIGGMAEKIRDGEDGLHFRVRSAEDLADRFTEVLSEPSIWDRLHHSIRNPVHYVDCAKEHLDLYNRLRGSKPRRQKPAVTQTALSQAS
- a CDS encoding glycosyltransferase family 2 protein; its protein translation is MMMEGEMVVGSAIEDTLALVLGIGSATNDQVTAFLNGDPAMSVKTSLITWPLREPSPVGTHGFVAIVPTAALRRGTLKTIMFQHRAKVARYNFASRSASIADFVAMIGDLAGPSLPGVIDELVEGLISGPISRKKLSAITVLLQAGARSDGCIELIGGSDEGEIFVQGWAQDLTPAVTRLLISGKNPSLAECAVSVFARPDLNDEASGFAGLLLANEPVEPTDIERLLFRGRRGWRFTEVYDRRLLSGSRETPGHIRAILPRVRSSTDILLRMRSAANRFDGADTVSSLPFPVRMGIDNVFRVEGSGMLVSGWLLDPDSHVESVKLRRHRGEIQIDTSWTRIDRPDVTHEFDNQPPFNAGLDPSRHAHGFVAFAPELAGDSTSPFYLELAISDGRRAFFPLTPIRVTSRDAIVRQIRATDPNAWALRHIVDQQLVPLLRGVNRPAPEVFGVVDLGPFEDAIGPAIIIGIDERVEEVEPLLALLALDPETRIAPIVIAAATEIIDRVGVQIRRLADFYRLRIRLVSATGSEDLYDALEVGARTVSTDQVIFLAGSLLPRRSGWLNKLISAYEAHKDCVLSPTLAYEDDSIRWAGTWVAGPQSGMSADRALISRYAGYPIDAVSGMSLTEVATATFECCILPREALFSVGGFTRGYLGTHEKGLDLGLKLKQSGLRSYWLPSAQMLGADDTSVTDRASTIALIERIDRQVFDARWSSILAGRRNVQVEESA